The window GTAGGGAGACGTTACTGAAACATGGGATTCTGAAGGGGCTTAATAGGATAGATGAAGAGAAATTATTTTCTCTTGTAGGAGAACCCAGAACCTGAGAGCATAATGTCAAAACCAGAGCTCatgtatttaaaactgagattagAGGGAATTTCACTTTCTCTGAAGGTAGCACATTTGTGGAATTCTTCATGCAGAGGTCTGTTGAGGATGGTCTGTAGGATGGATTCGGTAAAATTGTTCAAGATCGAGATTGACAGCTTTTTAAGCCTTAAGGGGATTTCAGATTATTTGGATAAAGCAGGAAAGGAGTTGAAGATTATTAGATCAGCTGTGATGTCATTGCATGgtagaacagactcaatgggctgaatggcctaatctgcTCCATATCCTCTGCTGTTATTGTCCATCACACTTTAACCCATTCACTGAGCCTGTCCAAGACGTGTTGAGGCCTCCTGGTATACTCTTCATAACTTATTTCAGTTTGTTATCTTCAGCAACTTTGGCAATCTGACAATTGGTCTCCAAATCCATATCATTTATGCATCTTGTGAACAGCAGTGGATCAAGTGGTGATCCTTACCAAATCCCACTGGTAAACAGTCTGACTTTTGACAATAATCTATTTACAGAGCAACCTTGATTTATCTGAAAGAggcgggtggggagtattttgtttggctAACTGTTCAGATAACTCACCTGATCGTAAACAAAAGAAGCCATACTGAACACAAAATGTAATAAAACATGGTTTGCAGTGTTTTTATTTCATTAAATCGAGTTAAAATGTACACAAACACTGGATATTGCTTAAATGGAGACCAAATCCTGAAATATTCCTTAAGCACTCTACGTATTTATGGAGGAGAGTAGAGGATGTAACGTTGTGCTCGACTGGAGAGtttgtttaaatctataattttgCTAAGTCTGCTATTTAAACAAACTAACTTTTGCATTCTGCAAATTGCAGAATTTTAAATGTTTTGTTCAGAAGTTTCTTGTTATTATAGCGACAGGAAATAACACTAGAGCAACATTCCAGGCTGCGAGGAGCAAGTTGAACAAGTCTGGTTAAACTGAGAAGGGTGAAACCCTGACCGTCACATAAATACGGAAATCCCAGCATGAAACAAGGTCCTGAACAGCTTCTACAATCACAAGAGCATTTGTCAGTTTCCGCTGAACTCCGAGTCATGATAGAAAGACAGGAGCACTGCCTTGCTCACGTGTTTACTTTCTTTATCTTTTTTTAAGAGTGGCCAGGTAAAGTGACAGGAATAaaacacttacttttgcaaagagCTGTGTAACTAACCCCTGGTAAAAAAAAATCGAGTCGCTGGTGCTTGATGTTCTTGTGCTTCTTTGTTTATTCCAGCGTTTCCACATGTTCTTTAGTACAGAGTATCCAAATTCACTTTTAATCATTGCAAACAAAAGATGCAATTGGCGCACCAGTGTCAGAAACTCCTCTTTAATGGAACTTTTTTGAGACCATGAAATCTTGCTCAGATAACTGAAGTTGTTCGGTGTTCCTAATATCAGCTTTCTCACTGTTAACCCAGTCTTAGCCATATTTGTATGTTTTGCCCCAACCTCATGCCTTCTAATTCCATTCACAAACCCACCTGGGGCGTTATCAAAAGGGAgctgaaaatccaagtacacCACACCCACTGATTCTCCTGGATCAATGCAAAAAGTAATCACCACAAAGAAACACCAATACGTTTGTCAATAAGCCTTCCCCTTCACAAGTCTATGTTGACTCTGACCACTTCtatcattcttttctaaatagcCACTTATTACATCTTCTGTCGATTTTAACAATGAGTGATGTCAAGGAAACAGCTCTGcagttctctctcttcctccctttgTGAATAGTGGTGTGACATTGCTCTTTTCAGTCCATAGGAATGCTTTCAAAATCTACAGAAGTTTGAAAGATAATCACTAATTCATCCAGTATCCCTCTGGGCATCAGTTTTAGCGCTCTGGGATGAAGCTAACTTGGTCCAGGAAACTTACCAGCCTTCAATCAAGTTAACTTTTCCAGCATTAACTGTTTATGAATGCTTATTCctttcagtcactctgttccaTACGCTCTTGGTCAGTTAGTATTTCTGGAAGATTTTTTTGTATCTTCTACAAAGGCGGACACAGTAACTATTTAGTTTCTCTACCTTGTTCTCCGACTTCCAACTGCAATATGCCTACATTTGTTGGAGCTAGTTTATTTTTTTTGGTGGATTTGTTTCACTCAAATCTGAGTTTCTCagcttcccattccctttcaAAAACATTAAGTCATATGCACCACGACCTCCACCAGTTCAGCTTCTCCCAGAAGAATGTCCTGCAATCACTAATGACACTGTTGGCCCTGGTACCAGGGAGTAACACCGAAATGCCAGTCCCCTTAACTAATGaatcctctctcattctctcctctTGTCCAGCAGAACCACCCATAGTGCCATGAACTTGGCTCTGACTGCACTCATAAAGGAACCAATGCCTTCACCAATATCCAAACTAGAAAATTAATTAGGGTTCTCTTCCTGGTTCTCTTGGACTGTTTGACAGTCACCCATGTCCTTCTGTCTACAAGATCCTAGCCTGCAGTTTGACTACCTCTGTGAACATGCTATCCACCTTGATCTCAGTCCTGCAGATGCACCATAGTGACTCTAGCTGCCAATCCAAACTGCAAAGCCAAGAGCTCAGGTTTCTGTGGCTGGTTACATTACTTGCATTTGTGGTTGGTCATGTCACTGGTTGCGTCCAAGACTTCTCACATACAACAGGACACACATACCATGTGACCGCGCTGCCTTGCCATCCCAAACTGAACAGCTTCTGCATCTTCCTCCTCGAGAATACAACCAATCAGTGCAACACATTACACTTGCTCAATGTTGTTTGTAAAGAAAGTATACTGGCAGGTATACAGCTCCTGTACCCTATTAAACTCTCCTCTGCTTCAGTCCTTCAACACAAAAGGAGTATCTCCAACAGCAAGGCCCTGAGTTTCGGCTTTAACCAACCCTCAGTTCACTTGATCCATCACGCCACTTGAGCCTCACAAACAACAGTTTGGAACCACTCCTTTGGGAGGGCTTAGGAGAATGAAGGAAGGTGATTCATAGGCTGGTGAAGAGGATCTTGGCGTGTGGAGGTAGACATTTGGTTGCTATTttgtagaaagagagagagaggctatgATTATCCTCAAGTGCGGTAGCAATGAACCTATATGTAATGGGTCCATCAGTAAGAGGGATGACTGCCATTCATCTCGTTGCTCACATAAGACCTTTTGTAGAAATTGGCCATTACAACCAGCTTTATTTAAAACAATGATTTCATTTTAATAGTCAGTGAAAAATTAAGTGTGTTAGGAGGCTCTGAACATTTCTAAGGATTATTTAAgcttctggatgtaagtttgctcgctgagctgcaaggtttgttttcagatgtttcatcacctaactaggtaacatcatcagtgagcctctggtgaagcactgatgTTAGTGAACCACGATCTATTTATGTATTTAGGTTCctttgggttggtaatgtcatttgCTGTTCTAtttttcagagggtggtaaatggggtccaagtcgatatgtttgttgatagagttcaaaGTATTCAAAAAGatcaggtacccaatgaacacagtccaccgattttTCCCCAACAAACCCTAACAAGCAGAAGAAACGCATCTAGAAACGCTAGCCACTCTCcccacatcaaagacatctcggaaatgactgccagactactccgacctcgtggcatcacggtagcccacaaacccaccaacacattaaaacagcagctaatgaacttgaaaagccctatacagacaagcaaaactaatgtcatttacaaaatactttgcaagaactgaaacaaacactacacaggacaaacaggccaaacactagccaccaggatacatgaacatcaactagccagaaAAAGGCATGACCCACTGTAACTAGTATCCTTATatccagatgaggaaggacaccactttgactgggactacacatccatcctaggacaagccaaacagagacatgcacgagaattcctagaagcctgacatttcaactggaactctatcaacaagcacattgacttaGATCCTATTTCCcacccccctgagaaaaagaacaccaaatgacatcaccaacccaaggaaactaaacacataaatagaaagaagGTCACTGACAcgagtgcttcatctggaggttcactgaagatgttacctagtatggtgatgaaacatctgaaaatgaacctgccagctcagcgagcaaacctacacccagaacctcaaccaccagaagctacaaatcttctcaaaactcattattTAAGCTTATTTTCTTTCAGAGATCAACAAGCTGAAACTTCAAACTGTTTAGAAGATGAAACAGTGGAATCTTCAAACTCTACATTCTTCGCTGCTGAAGAGCTCGCCAAACTCAAGTCATATTATGACATGGGTGCAGTGGAAAAGGTTAAAACAGTGGTACAGCAGAAAGTAACTCAACTGGACAATACCGAGCTAAATGTTGCAGTAACGGGAGAATCAGGTGCAGGGAAATCTTCCTTCATCAATGCCATGAGAGGACTTCAGTTCGATGATGAGGGAGCAGCTGAAGTCGGTAACATAGAAACCACAATGGAGCCAACGGGATACAAACATCCCAACCTGCCGAATGTTTGTTTCTGGGATCTGCCAGGAATTGGATCCCTGGAAATGCCACTGAATAAATACCTGAaggaaattaaatttaaaaaatatgATTTCGTCATTATTATCTCAGCCTGTCGATTCACAGAAAATGACTCAAAACTTGCCAAAGAGATCAAACGGCTTGGGAAGAATTTCTATTTTGTTCGATCTAAAATTGATCATGATCTTGAttcaaagagaaagggagggagacaatTTAATGAAGAGGAAGAACTGGAGAAGATCAGGAATGACTGTGTCAGCAAGTTGCAAAGGACAGGGATCGCATCACCCAGTGTGTTCCTGATATCAAACTTTGACCTGAATCTGTATGATTTTAGTCTGTTAAATAAAGCTCTGGAAGATGGCCTTCCGAATATAAAGAAAAGTGTATACATCCTCGCCCTCCCAAATGTCAGCTTGGAGATTGTGGAGAAGAAAAGGAAAGAGCTAAGGAAACGAGTCTGGATGTTGGCGACACTTTCTGGGGTAATTGGGGCAGTGCCAGTTCCTGGAGTCTCCCTGGGCTGTGACATTGGGATAGTAATTGGAGGAATAGTACATTTCCGTCAATGTCTGGGTCTGGATGATTCCTCTCTTCAAAGTCTGGCCAAAAGGGCAGGGAAACCTGTGGAGGATCTGAAAGCAGTGGTGACAACTCCCCTGGTCGGGGGGGAGATAACCCCCGATATCATAAACAGATTGGCCTGGGGTGCTGCTGCTGTCACCGTTTCAGCAATGGAGCTCGCCCTTGACACCATCCCAGTGATTGGTTCCATCTTCGGAGCAGGGTCTTCGTTCCTTGTGACCTACAAATTGCTGAGTGCTGCACTGGATGATCTTACAGAGACTGCACAGAAAGTGGTGAGAGCTGCATTTGGGACCGAAAATGATCCAAACCAAACATCAGTGCAGTGAGTGAATGCTGCAGCTGATGGATAAATGGGTCTAGCCCTAAATACTGATTAAATTTTACTCAAATATTCCCTGTGACTGAACTCATTTGTGAAAATCTTCCTCCCTGATTCCAGGGAAATGTTATTGCAGAACAGCATCTTTTTCGAGGTGTATAATAAGGAGAATTTTAAGACTCCAATTAACTTCACATGTTCCTGGCACACTGGCCACCCCTTCATGAAATACAAAGAAAATACGTGTTCCCTGTTGCTGGAATCATCCAGCATAGGATGTATCCATTCAGCCCACTATTCCTCTGCTCAGAAATATCTGTGTGTCCACAATGACAGTGATGGACAGCTCCTTCTAACGTTCAGCTCCTTCTCTGTAATGTTCCCTTCTAAAATATGACAACAGCATTATGACTGAAATGGACTCCTACAGAAAGAAAACTCACTgggactgtgttttatttttgatTGTAGGTAATGTCCACATTGGTCCCATTTTTCCACCTTCATAGCTATCATTCACGTGACATTTTAAACCTGTGTTAAGGTTAACGGTATCGTCTTCCTCCCAGCACACAACAATCCCAACATAAAGCCTTATCAAGAGGAAGCTTATTTTCCAATGCTGTTAAACCCATCAGCACATTCAGTGTACAGCCCATCACCTCGTGTTAGAACAGTTGTTGCGCAatgcagagagtgtcagaaaagaTTTCAGTTTTCTGCAGATCTCAATATACATGATATCAGAATATGGATGAAGGCACTGGATAAAGTAAGGACAAAGGGCCCTGATAACATGCAGCAATATGACTGAAGGCACCGGCTCCACACCCTGCCAAGGCCCTAAGCAATTTGTCCATTTGAATCTAACTGACAAATAGCAC of the Chiloscyllium punctatum isolate Juve2018m chromosome 25, sChiPun1.3, whole genome shotgun sequence genome contains:
- the LOC140495755 gene encoding interferon-inducible GTPase 5-like codes for the protein MGGASSRDQQAETSNCLEDETVESSNSTFFAAEELAKLKSYYDMGAVEKVKTVVQQKVTQLDNTELNVAVTGESGAGKSSFINAMRGLQFDDEGAAEVGNIETTMEPTGYKHPNLPNVCFWDLPGIGSLEMPLNKYLKEIKFKKYDFVIIISACRFTENDSKLAKEIKRLGKNFYFVRSKIDHDLDSKRKGGRQFNEEEELEKIRNDCVSKLQRTGIASPSVFLISNFDLNLYDFSLLNKALEDGLPNIKKSVYILALPNVSLEIVEKKRKELRKRVWMLATLSGVIGAVPVPGVSLGCDIGIVIGGIVHFRQCLGLDDSSLQSLAKRAGKPVEDLKAVVTTPLVGGEITPDIINRLAWGAAAVTVSAMELALDTIPVIGSIFGAGSSFLVTYKLLSAALDDLTETAQKVVRAAFGTENDPNQTSVQ